The following are from one region of the Alicyclobacillus fastidiosus genome:
- the purS gene encoding phosphoribosylformylglycinamidine synthase subunit PurS produces the protein MKTYEVEVRIWLKPSVFDPQGHAVEQALHTLGYSEASDLRIGKYMHLTVQGESEQQAKTRVEEMCERVLSNPVMETYAYTLKEVALS, from the coding sequence GTGAAGACGTACGAAGTGGAAGTTCGCATCTGGCTCAAACCATCTGTATTCGATCCGCAAGGTCACGCGGTAGAACAAGCTCTCCACACGCTCGGCTACAGTGAGGCAAGTGACTTGCGCATCGGCAAATACATGCATTTGACCGTGCAAGGAGAGTCCGAACAGCAAGCGAAGACGCGGGTTGAGGAGATGTGTGAACGCGTCTTATCGAATCCTGTCATGGAGACGTACGCCTACACCCTGAAGGAGGTCGCCCTCTCATGA
- a CDS encoding phosphoribosylaminoimidazolesuccinocarboxamide synthase — protein sequence MTVDTLLYEGKAKKVYATDDQEVVKVSYKDDATAFNGVKRGQIAGKGAINNQMSNLLFAYLEANGLRTHLVEQLSERETLVKKVQIVPIEVVVRNIAAGTFSKRLGVAEGEDLPHPIVEFYLKNDDLGDPLITDDHALVLGLATSSELALLREQALTINRLLQAKFAACQLILVDFKLEFGKATDGSIVLADEISPDTCRLWDSETRKKLDKDRFRQDLGDVEDAYQEVFARLTAIS from the coding sequence ATGACCGTCGACACGCTGCTTTATGAAGGAAAGGCAAAGAAAGTGTACGCCACAGACGACCAAGAAGTTGTGAAAGTGAGTTACAAGGACGACGCCACGGCGTTTAACGGCGTAAAGCGCGGGCAAATCGCAGGGAAAGGCGCAATCAACAACCAGATGAGCAACTTATTGTTTGCCTACCTTGAAGCCAACGGCCTGCGCACACACCTGGTCGAACAGCTCTCCGAGCGGGAGACGCTCGTCAAGAAGGTACAAATTGTACCTATTGAGGTCGTCGTTCGGAACATCGCCGCGGGCACCTTCTCCAAGCGTCTTGGCGTTGCGGAAGGCGAGGATCTGCCACATCCAATCGTCGAGTTCTACTTGAAGAACGACGACTTGGGCGATCCCCTCATCACCGATGACCACGCGCTCGTTTTGGGGCTTGCGACGAGTTCCGAATTGGCGTTGCTTCGGGAACAGGCGCTGACCATCAACCGCCTTTTGCAGGCGAAATTTGCAGCGTGCCAGCTCATTCTGGTGGACTTTAAGCTCGAATTCGGCAAAGCGACTGACGGGAGCATCGTCCTGGCCGACGAGATCTCCCCGGATACCTGCCGCCTCTGGGACAGCGAAACGCGCAAAAAGTTGGATAAGGATCGATTTCGACAGGATTTAGGGGACGTGGAGGACGCCTACCAAGAGGTGTTCGCTCGACTCACGGCCATCTCTTAA
- the purB gene encoding adenylosuccinate lyase: protein MIDRYSRPEMARLWTLEARMKWWLEVEILAVEAWAELGVIPTEDAKKIRQNAKFDVDRVLEIEQETRHDVVAFTRAVSESLGEEKKWVHYGLTSTDVVDTALCAQMLEPIALIRSDIETLLGTLKSLARAHKDTVMMGRTHGVHAEPTTFGLKVALWYAELTRDLERFDAACERIRYGKISGAVGTYANVDPRIEAIVCERLGLKPAPISTQTLQRDRHAEFMFTLSLIGTTLDKIATEIRSLQKSEVRELEEPFYKGQKGSSAMPHKRNPVSCEQISGLARILRGYVVPALEDVVLWHERDISHSSVERVILPDATILVDYLLNRMNRILKDLHVYPDNMRRNMDRTHGLVFSQRVLTSLIDKGLSRELAYDTVQPLAMQAWEQGTSFKELVLQSETVKSYLSNAEIDECFDPSWHTKHVDTIFERLGL, encoded by the coding sequence TTGATCGATCGCTACAGTCGACCTGAGATGGCACGTTTATGGACGCTCGAAGCCCGTATGAAATGGTGGCTCGAAGTTGAAATTCTGGCGGTGGAGGCCTGGGCTGAACTGGGCGTCATCCCGACTGAGGACGCCAAGAAAATTCGTCAGAATGCCAAGTTCGACGTCGACCGGGTGCTCGAAATCGAGCAGGAGACGCGCCATGACGTCGTCGCCTTCACCCGCGCCGTTTCCGAGTCACTTGGTGAAGAGAAAAAGTGGGTTCACTACGGGTTGACCTCGACGGACGTCGTCGATACCGCGCTTTGCGCGCAGATGTTGGAGCCCATCGCCCTGATTAGAAGCGACATCGAGACGCTGCTTGGCACGCTCAAGTCGCTCGCCCGGGCGCACAAGGATACGGTGATGATGGGGCGTACGCACGGCGTACACGCAGAACCGACGACGTTTGGGCTGAAGGTGGCGCTGTGGTACGCGGAGCTCACGCGCGACCTGGAGCGGTTTGACGCGGCTTGTGAGCGCATCCGCTACGGCAAGATCTCAGGCGCGGTCGGGACCTACGCGAATGTGGACCCGCGCATCGAAGCGATTGTCTGCGAGCGCCTCGGCCTCAAGCCGGCGCCCATCAGTACGCAGACGCTGCAGCGGGATCGCCATGCAGAGTTCATGTTCACGCTCTCGCTCATCGGTACGACGCTGGATAAAATCGCAACCGAGATCCGCAGCTTGCAGAAATCGGAGGTTCGCGAGCTAGAGGAGCCGTTCTACAAAGGGCAAAAGGGCTCGTCGGCGATGCCGCACAAGCGCAATCCAGTGTCCTGTGAACAGATTTCCGGCCTCGCGCGCATCCTGCGTGGGTACGTCGTTCCGGCCCTGGAGGACGTAGTCTTGTGGCACGAACGGGACATCAGCCACTCGTCAGTCGAGCGGGTCATCCTGCCGGATGCGACCATCCTCGTCGATTACCTGTTGAACCGCATGAATCGCATCTTGAAAGACCTTCACGTGTACCCGGATAACATGCGGCGCAATATGGATCGCACGCACGGGTTGGTCTTTTCGCAACGCGTGCTTACCTCGCTCATCGATAAAGGCCTGTCCCGCGAGTTGGCCTATGACACGGTGCAGCCGTTGGCGATGCAGGCGTGGGAGCAAGGCACGTCGTTTAAGGAACTCGTGCTCCAATCGGAGACCGTCAAGTCGTACTTGTCGAACGCGGAGATAGATGAGTGCTTCGACCCGAGCTGGCACACGAAACACGTCGACACCATCTTCGAGCGCCTCGGCCTCTAA